The following coding sequences are from one Anguilla rostrata isolate EN2019 chromosome 16, ASM1855537v3, whole genome shotgun sequence window:
- the paqr5a gene encoding membrane progestin receptor gamma-A isoform X1, with the protein MLSLIKLPRVFTINQVPKVFHEDGIISGYRHPCSSATDCVLSLFQLTNETLNIWTHFLPTWYFLYKLLTVVLMQDAWRDVFTWPLLVFLVSACMYPLASSCAHTFSTMSARARHVCFFFDYGALSFYSLGSAITYSAYVFPDKWVNSTFHLYYIPIAVFNTIICTALACYSRLGLPFLQYNHDTIKRFPECQTPKYGRTLRVLAFAYPYLFDNIPVFYRIFVCAGEGCTDNGTNTLHYWHTSLAFLTGFLFATHLPERLAPGCFDYFGHSHQLFHVCGIIGTLFQMQAIEMDMTLRRQWLLVHAPPITFANTIGAGLLCVLFSLCVIYTFSLPLYYALAKRGKRNRRPKTPARASN; encoded by the exons ATGCTGAGCCTGATTAAACTACCTCGTGTTTTCACCATCAACCAGGTCCCCAAA GTGTTCCATGAGGATGGCATCATCTCTGGGTACCGACATCCCTGCAGCTCCGCCACTGACTGCGTCCTCAGCCTGTTCCAGCTGACCAATGAGACGCTCAACATCTGGACTCACTTCCTGCCAACCTG GTACTTCCTGTATAAGCTGCTGACGGTGGTGCTGATGCAGGACGCCTGGCGCGATGTCTTCACGTGGCCGCTGCTGGTGTTCCTGGTGTCTGCCTGCATGTACCCGCTGGCCTCCAGCTGTGCCCACACCTTCAGCACCATGTCTGCCCGCGCCAGGCACGTCTGCTTCTTCTTTGACTACGGAGCCCTCAGCTTCTACAGCCTCG GGTCAGCCATAACCTACTCTGCGTATGTTTTCCCTGACAAATGGGTAAACAGCACCTTCCACCTGTACTACATCCCCATTGCTGTCTTCAATACCATCATCTGCACTGCTCTGGCCTGCTACTCACG GCTTGGCTTACCGTTTCTGCAATATAACCATGACACCATAAAAAG ATTTCCAGAGTGCCAAACTCCAAAGTATGGAAGAACCCTACGCGTCCTGGCCTTTGCTTACCCATACCTGTTTGACAACATTCCTGTGTTCTACAGG ATCTTTGTGTGCGCTGGTGAGGGCTGCACTGATAACGGGACCAACACCCTGCACTACTGGCACACATCGCTGGCCTTCCTCACCGGGTTCCTGTTCGCCACACACCTGCCCGAGCGCCTCGCCCCCGGCTGCTTCGACTACTTCG GTCACAGCCACCAGCTGTTTCATGTGTGCGGCATCATCGGCACGCTCTTCCAGATGCAGGCCATCGAGATGGACATGACACTGCGCCGGCAGTGGCTCCTGGTGCACGCGCCACCCATCACCTTCGCCAACACCATAGGGGCAGGGCTGCTCTGCGTGCTCTTCAGCCTCTGTGTCATCTACACCTTCAGCTTGCCGCTCTACTACGCCCTCGCCAAGAGGGGCAAACGCAACAGAAGGCCCAAGACCCCCGCCCGTGCCTCCAACTAA
- the paqr5a gene encoding membrane progestin receptor gamma-A isoform X2, producing MLSLIKLPRVFTINQVPKVFHEDGIISGYRHPCSSATDCVLSLFQLTNETLNIWTHFLPTWYFLYKLLTVVLMQDAWRDVFTWPLLVFLVSACMYPLASSCAHTFSTMSARARHVCFFFDYGALSFYSLGSAITYSAYVFPDKWVNSTFHLYYIPIAVFNTIICTALACYSRFPECQTPKYGRTLRVLAFAYPYLFDNIPVFYRIFVCAGEGCTDNGTNTLHYWHTSLAFLTGFLFATHLPERLAPGCFDYFGHSHQLFHVCGIIGTLFQMQAIEMDMTLRRQWLLVHAPPITFANTIGAGLLCVLFSLCVIYTFSLPLYYALAKRGKRNRRPKTPARASN from the exons ATGCTGAGCCTGATTAAACTACCTCGTGTTTTCACCATCAACCAGGTCCCCAAA GTGTTCCATGAGGATGGCATCATCTCTGGGTACCGACATCCCTGCAGCTCCGCCACTGACTGCGTCCTCAGCCTGTTCCAGCTGACCAATGAGACGCTCAACATCTGGACTCACTTCCTGCCAACCTG GTACTTCCTGTATAAGCTGCTGACGGTGGTGCTGATGCAGGACGCCTGGCGCGATGTCTTCACGTGGCCGCTGCTGGTGTTCCTGGTGTCTGCCTGCATGTACCCGCTGGCCTCCAGCTGTGCCCACACCTTCAGCACCATGTCTGCCCGCGCCAGGCACGTCTGCTTCTTCTTTGACTACGGAGCCCTCAGCTTCTACAGCCTCG GGTCAGCCATAACCTACTCTGCGTATGTTTTCCCTGACAAATGGGTAAACAGCACCTTCCACCTGTACTACATCCCCATTGCTGTCTTCAATACCATCATCTGCACTGCTCTGGCCTGCTACTCACG ATTTCCAGAGTGCCAAACTCCAAAGTATGGAAGAACCCTACGCGTCCTGGCCTTTGCTTACCCATACCTGTTTGACAACATTCCTGTGTTCTACAGG ATCTTTGTGTGCGCTGGTGAGGGCTGCACTGATAACGGGACCAACACCCTGCACTACTGGCACACATCGCTGGCCTTCCTCACCGGGTTCCTGTTCGCCACACACCTGCCCGAGCGCCTCGCCCCCGGCTGCTTCGACTACTTCG GTCACAGCCACCAGCTGTTTCATGTGTGCGGCATCATCGGCACGCTCTTCCAGATGCAGGCCATCGAGATGGACATGACACTGCGCCGGCAGTGGCTCCTGGTGCACGCGCCACCCATCACCTTCGCCAACACCATAGGGGCAGGGCTGCTCTGCGTGCTCTTCAGCCTCTGTGTCATCTACACCTTCAGCTTGCCGCTCTACTACGCCCTCGCCAAGAGGGGCAAACGCAACAGAAGGCCCAAGACCCCCGCCCGTGCCTCCAACTAA
- the kif23 gene encoding kinesin-like protein KIF23 isoform X4 translates to MSRPMRPKHPRKPAPKKPSSNQKDPVGVYCRVRPLSTEDGECCIEVISSSTIQLHAPDGLKANRNGEFKETQYTFKKVFGLKTSQIELFEDVAKPLVDDLLRCKNGLLFTYGVTGSGKTFTMTGSAGQGGLLPRSLDMLFNSIGPYQAKRFVFKPDDKNGMEVQNQVDALLDRQKRESQQSVPKTPSSRQRLDPEFADMINPQEACRAEGVDEDSSYSVFVSYIEIYNNYIYDLLEEVQFDPIKPKPPQSKILREDQNHNMYVAGCTEVEVKSTEEAFEVFWRGQKKRRIANTQLNRESSRSHSVFIIKLAQAPLDADGDNILQDKDQVNVSQLCLVDLAGSERTSRTQAQGSRLREAGNINQSLMTLRTCIEVLRENQMCGTNKMVPYRDSKITHLFKNYFDGEGKVRMVVCVNPKADDYEETLLVMRFAEMTQEVEVARPEDRPICGFTAGRRHRNQAFKEELTRQLQERGGPVNGEHPSVLTQLMHSFPPLPPCEITDPTDDHTLPRLIQVLEKRYSIRKMMVEEYNKAANMLKSMLKDFDGSLVSKENFIQEQRGKLGQKDSVISSQKAEVDRLEKKVKMLEYKIDILQKTTNIYEEDKRTLQQELESRDMKLQREMSDKRRMEARLQGVVSDTKHKWEKECERRVNAKQLEMQNRLWVKDEKLKQLTAIVTETKSDWPDQEKPQRPSRQKDRGPLKRSASPSPVPGEVYKTRSGGQAVEFTDIETLRQQCPTAPSRKRRSSESSPSQQEGNVETRCSVAIQMRPAGPVYQQPGYQKRRKPSDQ, encoded by the exons ATGAGTAGGCCTAT GAGACCAAAACATCCACGAAAACCTGCCCCGAAGAAACCGTCCAGCAATCAAAAAGACCCTGTTGGC GTGTACTGCCGTGTTCGACCGCTTAGCACCGAGGATGGAGAGTGCTGTATCGAAGTTATCAGCAGCAGCACCATTCAGCTACACGCACCCGATGGTCTCAAAGCCAACCGCAATGGAGAATTTAAAGAG ACTCAGTACACATTCAAGAAAGTGTTTGGCCTGAAAACATCCCAAATCGAGTTGTTTGAGGATGTGGCTAAACCACTTGTTGATGACCTCCTTCGCTGTAAAAATG GTTTGCTGTTCACTTATGGTGTCACGGGCAGTGGCAAAACCTTCACCATGACGGGCTCTGCAGGGCAGGGTGGGCTTCTGCCTCGCTCTCTAGACATGCTGTTTAACAGCATAGGCCCTTACCAGGCCAAGAGATTT GTGTTCAAGCCCGACGATAAAAATGGCATGGAGGTCCAAAATCAGGTTGATGCTCTACTGgacagacagaagagagagagccagcagTCTGTGCCAAAAACTCCCTCCTCCAG GCAAAGGCTTGACCCGGAGTTTGCTGACATGATCAACCCACAGGAGGCGTGCAGGGCTGAGGGAGTAGACGAGGACAGCAGCtacagtgtttttgtgtcttaCATAGAAATCTACAATAACTATATCTATGATCTCCTGGAAGAGGTCCAATTTGACCCCATCAAGCCAAA ACCACCACAGTCTAAAATCCTGCGTGAGGACCAGAATCACAATATGTACGTTGCTGGGTGCACAGAGGTTGAGGTCAAGTCAACAGAAGAGGCCTTTGAGGTTTTCTGGCGAG GTCAGAAGAAACGGAGGATTGCCAACACCCAGCTGAACCGCGAGTCCAGCCGCTCGCACAGCGTTTTCATCATAAAGCTGGCGCAGGCTCCCCTGGACGCCGACGGGGACAATATCCTTCAG GATAAGGACCAGGTGAACGTGAGCCAGCTGTGCCTGGTGGACCTGGCGGGGAGCGAGCGCACCAGCAGGACCCAGGCCCAGGGCAGTCGCCTCCGAGAAGCAG GCAACATCAATCAATCCCTGATGACACTGCGCACATGCATCGAGGTCCTTCGTGAGAATCAGATGTGCGGTACAAACAAG ATGGTTCCATACAGAGACTCTAAAATTACTCATCTGTTCAAGAATTATTTTGATGGGGAAGGCAAGGTTCGCATGGTCGTATGTGTGAACCCAAAAGCAGACGACTATGAAGAAACCTTG CTGGTGATGCGCTTTGCAGAGATGACCCAGGAGGTGGAGGTGGCGCGGCCGGAGGACCGGCCCATATGCGGCTTCACTGCGGGCCGCCGGCACCGCAACCAGGCCTTCAAGGAGGAGCTGACTCGGCAACTGCAGGAGCGGGGCGGCCCTGTGAACGGAG AACACCCCTCAGTCCTCACTCAACTCATGCACAGCttccccccgctgcccccctgCGAGATCACCGACCCCACGGACGACCACACCCTGCCCCGCCTCATCCAGGTGCTGGAGAAGAGGTACAGCATCCGCAAAATGATGGTGGAGGAGTACAACAAAGCCG CCAACATGCTGAAATCGATGCTGAAGGATTTTGACGGCAGCCTCGTCTCCAAGGAGAATTTCATCCAAGAGCAGAGAGGGAAGCTGGGACAGAAGGACAGCGTCATCTCCTCCCAGAAGGCTGAGGTGGATCGTCTGGAGAAGAAGGTCAAAATGCTGGAGTACAAG ATCGACATCCTGCAGAAAACCACCAACATCTACGAGGAGGACAAGCGCAcgctgcagcaggagctggagagccGGGACATGAAGCTGCAGAGGGAGATGTCCGATAAGAGGCGCATGGAGGCGCGGCTGCAGGGCGTGGTCTCCGACACCAAGCACAAGTGGGAGAAAGAATGC GAACGGCGGGTGAACGCCAAGCAGCTGGAGATGCAGAACAGGCTGTGGGTGAAGGACGAGAAGCTCAAGCAGCTGACGGCCATCGTCACGGAGACCAAGAGCGACTGGCCCGACCAGGAGAAGCCCCAGCGCCCGTCCCGGCAGAAGGACCGGGGGCCCCTGAAGAGATCGGCCTCGCCCTCTCCCGTGCCC
- the kif23 gene encoding kinesin-like protein KIF23 isoform X3, giving the protein MSRPMRPKHPRKPAPKKPSSNQKDPVGVYCRVRPLSTEDGECCIEVISSSTIQLHAPDGLKANRNGEFKETQYTFKKVFGLKTSQIELFEDVAKPLVDDLLRCKNGLLFTYGVTGSGKTFTMTGSAGQGGLLPRSLDMLFNSIGPYQAKRFVFKPDDKNGMEVQNQVDALLDRQKRESQQSVPKTPSSRQRLDPEFADMINPQEACRAEGVDEDSSYSVFVSYIEIYNNYIYDLLEEVQFDPIKPKPPQSKILREDQNHNMYVAGCTEVEVKSTEEAFEVFWRGQKKRRIANTQLNRESSRSHSVFIIKLAQAPLDADGDNILQDKDQVNVSQLCLVDLAGSERTSRTQAQGSRLREAGNINQSLMTLRTCIEVLRENQMCGTNKMVPYRDSKITHLFKNYFDGEGKVRMVVCVNPKADDYEETLLVMRFAEMTQEVEVARPEDRPICGFTAGRRHRNQAFKEELTRQLQERGGPVNGEHPSVLTQLMHSFPPLPPCEITDPTDDHTLPRLIQVLEKRYSIRKMMVEEYNKAANMLKSMLKDFDGSLVSKENFIQEQRGKLGQKDSVISSQKAEVDRLEKKVKMLEYKIDILQKTTNIYEEDKRTLQQELESRDMKLQREMSDKRRMEARLQGVVSDTKHKWEKECERRVNAKQLEMQNRLWVKDEKLKQLTAIVTETKSDWPDQEKPQRPSRQKDRGPLKRSASPSPVPAPACCRAPVRQGAPSVASSISEWEQRDRRQARQWAAACEGRVCEPSRERSRDRSWTGEHHVPVQPCDTDLQFGERVSVWRTPL; this is encoded by the exons ATGAGTAGGCCTAT GAGACCAAAACATCCACGAAAACCTGCCCCGAAGAAACCGTCCAGCAATCAAAAAGACCCTGTTGGC GTGTACTGCCGTGTTCGACCGCTTAGCACCGAGGATGGAGAGTGCTGTATCGAAGTTATCAGCAGCAGCACCATTCAGCTACACGCACCCGATGGTCTCAAAGCCAACCGCAATGGAGAATTTAAAGAG ACTCAGTACACATTCAAGAAAGTGTTTGGCCTGAAAACATCCCAAATCGAGTTGTTTGAGGATGTGGCTAAACCACTTGTTGATGACCTCCTTCGCTGTAAAAATG GTTTGCTGTTCACTTATGGTGTCACGGGCAGTGGCAAAACCTTCACCATGACGGGCTCTGCAGGGCAGGGTGGGCTTCTGCCTCGCTCTCTAGACATGCTGTTTAACAGCATAGGCCCTTACCAGGCCAAGAGATTT GTGTTCAAGCCCGACGATAAAAATGGCATGGAGGTCCAAAATCAGGTTGATGCTCTACTGgacagacagaagagagagagccagcagTCTGTGCCAAAAACTCCCTCCTCCAG GCAAAGGCTTGACCCGGAGTTTGCTGACATGATCAACCCACAGGAGGCGTGCAGGGCTGAGGGAGTAGACGAGGACAGCAGCtacagtgtttttgtgtcttaCATAGAAATCTACAATAACTATATCTATGATCTCCTGGAAGAGGTCCAATTTGACCCCATCAAGCCAAA ACCACCACAGTCTAAAATCCTGCGTGAGGACCAGAATCACAATATGTACGTTGCTGGGTGCACAGAGGTTGAGGTCAAGTCAACAGAAGAGGCCTTTGAGGTTTTCTGGCGAG GTCAGAAGAAACGGAGGATTGCCAACACCCAGCTGAACCGCGAGTCCAGCCGCTCGCACAGCGTTTTCATCATAAAGCTGGCGCAGGCTCCCCTGGACGCCGACGGGGACAATATCCTTCAG GATAAGGACCAGGTGAACGTGAGCCAGCTGTGCCTGGTGGACCTGGCGGGGAGCGAGCGCACCAGCAGGACCCAGGCCCAGGGCAGTCGCCTCCGAGAAGCAG GCAACATCAATCAATCCCTGATGACACTGCGCACATGCATCGAGGTCCTTCGTGAGAATCAGATGTGCGGTACAAACAAG ATGGTTCCATACAGAGACTCTAAAATTACTCATCTGTTCAAGAATTATTTTGATGGGGAAGGCAAGGTTCGCATGGTCGTATGTGTGAACCCAAAAGCAGACGACTATGAAGAAACCTTG CTGGTGATGCGCTTTGCAGAGATGACCCAGGAGGTGGAGGTGGCGCGGCCGGAGGACCGGCCCATATGCGGCTTCACTGCGGGCCGCCGGCACCGCAACCAGGCCTTCAAGGAGGAGCTGACTCGGCAACTGCAGGAGCGGGGCGGCCCTGTGAACGGAG AACACCCCTCAGTCCTCACTCAACTCATGCACAGCttccccccgctgcccccctgCGAGATCACCGACCCCACGGACGACCACACCCTGCCCCGCCTCATCCAGGTGCTGGAGAAGAGGTACAGCATCCGCAAAATGATGGTGGAGGAGTACAACAAAGCCG CCAACATGCTGAAATCGATGCTGAAGGATTTTGACGGCAGCCTCGTCTCCAAGGAGAATTTCATCCAAGAGCAGAGAGGGAAGCTGGGACAGAAGGACAGCGTCATCTCCTCCCAGAAGGCTGAGGTGGATCGTCTGGAGAAGAAGGTCAAAATGCTGGAGTACAAG ATCGACATCCTGCAGAAAACCACCAACATCTACGAGGAGGACAAGCGCAcgctgcagcaggagctggagagccGGGACATGAAGCTGCAGAGGGAGATGTCCGATAAGAGGCGCATGGAGGCGCGGCTGCAGGGCGTGGTCTCCGACACCAAGCACAAGTGGGAGAAAGAATGC GAACGGCGGGTGAACGCCAAGCAGCTGGAGATGCAGAACAGGCTGTGGGTGAAGGACGAGAAGCTCAAGCAGCTGACGGCCATCGTCACGGAGACCAAGAGCGACTGGCCCGACCAGGAGAAGCCCCAGCGCCCGTCCCGGCAGAAGGACCGGGGGCCCCTGAAGAGATCGGCCTCGCCCTCTCCCGTGCCC GCCCCTGCGTGTTGCCGCGCCCCAGTCAGGCAGGGCGCCCCGTCCGTAGCCTCCAGTATTTCGGAGTGGGAGCAGAGAGACCGCAGACAGGCTAGACAGTGGGCCGCTGCGTGCGAGGGCAGGGTCTGTGAGccgagcagagagaggagcagagacagGTCCTGGACTGGGGAGCACCATGTCCCTGTTCAGCCCTGTGATACGGACCTGCAGTTTGGTGAAAGGGTCAGTGTTTGGCGTACTCCGCTGTAG
- the kif23 gene encoding kinesin-like protein KIF23 isoform X5, with the protein MSRPMRPKHPRKPAPKKPSSNQKDPVGVYCRVRPLSTEDGECCIEVISSSTIQLHAPDGLKANRNGEFKETQYTFKKVFGLKTSQIELFEDVAKPLVDDLLRCKNGLLFTYGVTGSGKTFTMTGSAGQGGLLPRSLDMLFNSIGPYQAKRFVFKPDDKNGMEVQNQVDALLDRQKRESQQSVPKTPSSRQRLDPEFADMINPQEACRAEGVDEDSSYSVFVSYIEIYNNYIYDLLEEVQFDPIKPKPPQSKILREDQNHNMYVAGCTEVEVKSTEEAFEVFWRGQKKRRIANTQLNRESSRSHSVFIIKLAQAPLDADGDNILQDKDQVNVSQLCLVDLAGSERTSRTQAQGSRLREAGNINQSLMTLRTCIEVLRENQMCGTNKMVPYRDSKITHLFKNYFDGEGKVRMVVCVNPKADDYEETLLVMRFAEMTQEVEVARPEDRPICGFTAGRRHRNQAFKEELTRQLQERGGPVNGEHPSVLTQLMHSFPPLPPCEITDPTDDHTLPRLIQVLEKRYSIRKMMVEEYNKAANMLKSMLKDFDGSLVSKENFIQEQRGKLGQKDSVISSQKAEVDRLEKKVKMLEYKIDILQKTTNIYEEDKRTLQQELESRDMKLQREMSDKRRMEARLQGVVSDTKHKWEKECERRVNAKQLEMQNRLWVKDEKLKQLTAIVTETKSDWPDQEKPQRPSRQKDRGPLKRSASPSPVPGEVYKTRSGGQAVEFTDIETLRQQCPTAPRKRRSSESSPSQQEGNVETRCSVAIQMRPAGPVYQQPGYQKRRKPSDQ; encoded by the exons ATGAGTAGGCCTAT GAGACCAAAACATCCACGAAAACCTGCCCCGAAGAAACCGTCCAGCAATCAAAAAGACCCTGTTGGC GTGTACTGCCGTGTTCGACCGCTTAGCACCGAGGATGGAGAGTGCTGTATCGAAGTTATCAGCAGCAGCACCATTCAGCTACACGCACCCGATGGTCTCAAAGCCAACCGCAATGGAGAATTTAAAGAG ACTCAGTACACATTCAAGAAAGTGTTTGGCCTGAAAACATCCCAAATCGAGTTGTTTGAGGATGTGGCTAAACCACTTGTTGATGACCTCCTTCGCTGTAAAAATG GTTTGCTGTTCACTTATGGTGTCACGGGCAGTGGCAAAACCTTCACCATGACGGGCTCTGCAGGGCAGGGTGGGCTTCTGCCTCGCTCTCTAGACATGCTGTTTAACAGCATAGGCCCTTACCAGGCCAAGAGATTT GTGTTCAAGCCCGACGATAAAAATGGCATGGAGGTCCAAAATCAGGTTGATGCTCTACTGgacagacagaagagagagagccagcagTCTGTGCCAAAAACTCCCTCCTCCAG GCAAAGGCTTGACCCGGAGTTTGCTGACATGATCAACCCACAGGAGGCGTGCAGGGCTGAGGGAGTAGACGAGGACAGCAGCtacagtgtttttgtgtcttaCATAGAAATCTACAATAACTATATCTATGATCTCCTGGAAGAGGTCCAATTTGACCCCATCAAGCCAAA ACCACCACAGTCTAAAATCCTGCGTGAGGACCAGAATCACAATATGTACGTTGCTGGGTGCACAGAGGTTGAGGTCAAGTCAACAGAAGAGGCCTTTGAGGTTTTCTGGCGAG GTCAGAAGAAACGGAGGATTGCCAACACCCAGCTGAACCGCGAGTCCAGCCGCTCGCACAGCGTTTTCATCATAAAGCTGGCGCAGGCTCCCCTGGACGCCGACGGGGACAATATCCTTCAG GATAAGGACCAGGTGAACGTGAGCCAGCTGTGCCTGGTGGACCTGGCGGGGAGCGAGCGCACCAGCAGGACCCAGGCCCAGGGCAGTCGCCTCCGAGAAGCAG GCAACATCAATCAATCCCTGATGACACTGCGCACATGCATCGAGGTCCTTCGTGAGAATCAGATGTGCGGTACAAACAAG ATGGTTCCATACAGAGACTCTAAAATTACTCATCTGTTCAAGAATTATTTTGATGGGGAAGGCAAGGTTCGCATGGTCGTATGTGTGAACCCAAAAGCAGACGACTATGAAGAAACCTTG CTGGTGATGCGCTTTGCAGAGATGACCCAGGAGGTGGAGGTGGCGCGGCCGGAGGACCGGCCCATATGCGGCTTCACTGCGGGCCGCCGGCACCGCAACCAGGCCTTCAAGGAGGAGCTGACTCGGCAACTGCAGGAGCGGGGCGGCCCTGTGAACGGAG AACACCCCTCAGTCCTCACTCAACTCATGCACAGCttccccccgctgcccccctgCGAGATCACCGACCCCACGGACGACCACACCCTGCCCCGCCTCATCCAGGTGCTGGAGAAGAGGTACAGCATCCGCAAAATGATGGTGGAGGAGTACAACAAAGCCG CCAACATGCTGAAATCGATGCTGAAGGATTTTGACGGCAGCCTCGTCTCCAAGGAGAATTTCATCCAAGAGCAGAGAGGGAAGCTGGGACAGAAGGACAGCGTCATCTCCTCCCAGAAGGCTGAGGTGGATCGTCTGGAGAAGAAGGTCAAAATGCTGGAGTACAAG ATCGACATCCTGCAGAAAACCACCAACATCTACGAGGAGGACAAGCGCAcgctgcagcaggagctggagagccGGGACATGAAGCTGCAGAGGGAGATGTCCGATAAGAGGCGCATGGAGGCGCGGCTGCAGGGCGTGGTCTCCGACACCAAGCACAAGTGGGAGAAAGAATGC GAACGGCGGGTGAACGCCAAGCAGCTGGAGATGCAGAACAGGCTGTGGGTGAAGGACGAGAAGCTCAAGCAGCTGACGGCCATCGTCACGGAGACCAAGAGCGACTGGCCCGACCAGGAGAAGCCCCAGCGCCCGTCCCGGCAGAAGGACCGGGGGCCCCTGAAGAGATCGGCCTCGCCCTCTCCCGTGCCC